From the genome of Pungitius pungitius chromosome 21, fPunPun2.1, whole genome shotgun sequence, one region includes:
- the si:dkey-94l16.4 gene encoding retinoic acid-induced protein 1 isoform X8, with protein sequence MEQRPMSLGHLQPQDLSTSSIPNVIDLTRKGEECVLNSPSLDPLKTTLQSGDPIQPDDAFSHTTVTLSYMSRSCVFSSHGVPPIGKLTLHSPCGLDKGRKESGYALNQHYLEPADGSMDLATQTDFFQSLTPAQVGAENHGGVCLMQESQKFKGGLYCKEINTPRNGKEYHGLPLDRIAGLENERDDNGTSSGACADSSIEKLTSVAGEDQGRGTSEALSVNSNKQNPRVLLDNVSDRDVCLPSRDYISPLEDPVSPSATSLDNVEDLFVLPQASSSPSGDNSYLETLNEVTGDGLRTERAIQKGSGISDTTSRLEASAENKQPVSRLKAVLEPLIVSTDDVCVSNVSKNKPKTVTSHMNGNAKAVQGMLIEKKRPGRGTRLDAIIMNINSRQYKVSGCIRTNKKAKTSQLTGGDPKLATSERNATLSAEKRRNRGKAPFSVKTMKQTAVTSTKRIRTNMNTDICKINTDSQCNYSTKSNGNISPKSSIFSVHKKSKRGPEDVPNPAHEEQTSPVGLKRKPPSPQFDVHNNSKEPEHICHPEPLMEIHIARLAPRPSPKKSQGQTTSSKQFPTVKAKADGIHKKRKKKCTWSQYSSIFSRKEPEIKLKYINFREEKKDYRLDSLTPFVHVEGWQSASSLCTIINYPEEVSAQHKRGQQQQAHHFGLISAVVPSTSSLQLGRPSTLSRQQRALVCCLCEQAANAMDLGDLHGPYYPEGYQRITKRLGLKVDRDDYSDTDSSSYSVRGKRRKCAISLTPGTLGLSQPKQKGLDSYQGTANKTASTEAKQTRSDGGRTDVEDWYSPPVLPQQPCEYWLHEDCAIWTAGVFLVKGKVYGLEEAVKAAQETRCSACSLHGATLGCFFKGCANKYHYRCALESADCVLIEDNFSMKCKKHKDIQNPSREPMRGQVTQQKPHQWLETPVTKPPSV encoded by the exons ATGGAGCAGCGACCTATGAGTTTAGGTCATCTACAGCCTCAAGACCTCTCCACATCCAGCATCCCCAATGTGATAGACCTGACCAGGAAAGGCGAGGAGTGCGTCCTCAACAGCCCATCCCTCGATCCTCTGA AAACTACTCTCCAATCAGGGGATCCAATTCAACCAGACGATGCCTTCTCGCACACTACAGTAACCCTCTCTTATATGAGCAGgtcttgtgttttctcctctcatGGTGTTCCGCCTATTGGCAAATTGACCCTTCACTCTCCTTGTGGCTTGGATAAAGGGCGTAAGGAGTCTGGCTATGCACTGAACCAGCACTACTTGGAGCCGGCTGATGGGTCCATGGACCTTGCTACTCAGACAGACTTCTTTCAGTCATTGACTCCGGCTCAGGTGGGAGCCGAGAACCATGGGGGGGTATGTCTAATGCAGGAGTCTCAGAAGTTCAAAGGAGGACTCTACTGCAAAGAAATTAACACGCCCAGAAACGGCAAGGAGTATCATGGTCTTCCTTTGGACAGGATTGCGGGTTTGGAAAATGAACGTGATGATAATGGCACCAGTTCTGGAGCCTGTGCTGATTCCTCAATCGAGAAGCTCACCTCTGTCGCAGGAGAGGATCAGGGAAGGGGCACTTCTGAGGCCCTCTCTGTTAATTCTAACAAACAGAACCCACGAGTCCTCTTAGACAATGTGAGTGATAGAGATGTCTGCTTGCCAAGCAGGGACTACATCAGTCCTCTGGAGGACCCTGTATCCCCCTCAGCTACATCCTTGGACAATGTGGAGGATTTGTTTGTCCTGCCTCAGGCGTCCAGCTCACCCAGTGGTGATAACTCTTATCTAGAGACATTAAATGAAGTTACAGGGGATGGCTTGAGGACAGAGCGAGCCATTCAGAAAGGCTCTGGCATTAGTGATACCACTTCAAGGTTAGAAGCAAGCGCTGAAAATAAGCAGCCGGTCAGTCGACTGAAGGCAGTGTTGGAGCCCTTGATTGTCTCGACCgatgatgtttgtgtgtcaaatgTTTCCAAAAATAAACCCAAGACCGTCACCTCTCACATGAATGGGAATGCAAAGGCAGTACAGGGAATGTTAATTGAAAAGAAACGTCCTGGTAGAGGTACACGGTTAGATGCTATAATTATGAACATAAATTCCAGGCAGTATAAAGTGTCGGGATGCATACgtacaaataaaaaagcaaagacTTCCCAATTAACAGGTGGGGATCCTAAATTAGCCACTTCTGAGAGAAATGCCACCCTGTCAGcggaaaaaaggagaaaccgAGGGAAGGCTCCTTTCTCAGTGAAAACTATGAAACAAACAGCagtaacttcaacaaaaagGATTAGAACCAACATGAACACTGACATTTGCAAAATCAATACTGATTCTCAATGCAATTATTCTACAAAGTCTAATGGCAACATATCTCCAAAAAGCAGTATTTTTTCTGTTCACAAGAAATCAAAGCGAGGGCCAGAGGATGTTCCTAATCCTGCACATGAAGAACAGACCAGCCCTGTGGGATTAAAGAGGaaaccccccagtcctcagtTTGATGTGCACAACAACTCAAAGGAGCCAGAGCATATATGCCACCCTGAACCCTTAATGGAAATTCATATTGCTAGACTTGCCCCAAGACCATCTCCAAAGAAAAGCCAAGGCCAGACCACAAGTAGCAAACAATTTCCCACTGTTAAGGCTAAGGCAGATGGTATtcacaagaaaaggaaaaagaaatgcacatgGAGCCAGTATTCCTCCATTTTCTCCCGGAAAGAGCCAGAGATCAAGTTGAAGTACATCAACtttagagaggaaaaaaaggactaTAGGTTGGACAGTTTAACTCCATTTGTCCACGTAGAGGGTTGGCAGTCAGCATCATCACTGTGTACTATCATCAACTACCCCGAGGAGGTGAGTGCACAACACAAGAGGGGCCAACAGCAGCAGGCGCACCACTTTGGCTTAATTTCTGCAGTCGTACCCAGCACATCATCGCTGCAGCTGGGCCGGCCGTCCACACTCAGCAGGCAGCAGCGCGCTCTTGTCTGCTGCCTGTGTGAACAAGCAGCGAACGCCATGGACTTGGGTGACCTTCATGGCCCCTATTACCCAGAAGGGTACCAGCGAATCACCAAAAGACTGGGCCTCAAAGTGGACAGGGATGACTACAGTGACACAGACTCTTCGTCCTACAGTGTCAGAGGCAAGAGGAGGAAATGTGCCATTTCACTCACACCAGGGACCCTCGGGCTGTCTCAGCCAAAGCAGAAGGGCCTGGACAGTTACCAGGGGACAGCTAACAAAACAGCCAGCACTGAAGCTAAACAGACGCGGTCAGATGGGGGCCGCACGGATGTAGAGGACTGGTACAGCCCACCTGTGTTGCCTCAGCAGCCCTGCGAGTACTGGCTGCACGAAGACTGTGCAATCTGGACGGCGGGTGTGTTCCTGGTCAAGGGCAAAGTGTACGGACTAGAGGAGGCTGTCAAGGCAGCCCAGGAGACG AGGTGCTCAGCGTGCAGTCTTCATGGTGCTACACTGGGCTGCTTCTTCAAAGGCTGTGCCAACAAGTACCACTACAGGTGTGCTCTGGAGTCAG CAGACTGTGTACTAATAGAAGATAATTTTTCCATGAAGTGTAAAAAACACAAG GATATTCAGAACCCCTCCAGGGAACCAATGAGAGGACAGGTGACACAGCAGAAACCTCATCAG TGGCTGGAAACACCCGTCACCAAACCTCCCTCGGTCTGA
- the si:dkey-94l16.4 gene encoding retinoic acid-induced protein 1 isoform X4 codes for MEQRPMSLGHLQPQDLSTSSIPNVIDLTRKGEECVLNSPSLDPLSMVKNPCWYPNSVHSNPKLPFLLSRSSETTLQSGDPIQPDDAFSHTTVTLSYMSRSCVFSSHGVPPIGKLTLHSPCGLDKGRKESGYALNQHYLEPADGSMDLATQTDFFQSLTPAQVGAENHGGVCLMQESQKFKGGLYCKEINTPRNGKEYHGLPLDRIAGLENERDDNGTSSGACADSSIEKLTSVAGEDQGRGTSEALSVNSNKQNPRVLLDNVSDRDVCLPSRDYISPLEDPVSPSATSLDNVEDLFVLPQASSSPSGDNSYLETLNEVTGDGLRTERAIQKGSGISDTTSRLEASAENKQPVSRLKAVLEPLIVSTDDVCVSNVSKNKPKTVTSHMNGNAKAVQGMLIEKKRPGRGTRLDAIIMNINSRQYKVSGCIRTNKKAKTSQLTGGDPKLATSERNATLSAEKRRNRGKAPFSVKTMKQTAVTSTKRIRTNMNTDICKINTDSQCNYSTKSNGNISPKSSIFSVHKKSKRGPEDVPNPAHEEQTSPVGLKRKPPSPQFDVHNNSKEPEHICHPEPLMEIHIARLAPRPSPKKSQGQTTSSKQFPTVKAKADGIHKKRKKKCTWSQYSSIFSRKEPEIKLKYINFREEKKDYRLDSLTPFVHVEGWQSASSLCTIINYPEEVSAQHKRGQQQQAHHFGLISAVVPSTSSLQLGRPSTLSRQQRALVCCLCEQAANAMDLGDLHGPYYPEGYQRITKRLGLKVDRDDYSDTDSSSYSVRGKRRKCAISLTPGTLGLSQPKQKGLDSYQGTANKTASTEAKQTRSDGGRTDVEDWYSPPVLPQQPCEYWLHEDCAIWTAGVFLVKGKVYGLEEAVKAAQETRCSACSLHGATLGCFFKGCANKYHYRCALESADCVLIEDNFSMKCKKHKKTGCSCTSERSNGSVTPTATR; via the exons ATGGAGCAGCGACCTATGAGTTTAGGTCATCTACAGCCTCAAGACCTCTCCACATCCAGCATCCCCAATGTGATAGACCTGACCAGGAAAGGCGAGGAGTGCGTCCTCAACAGCCCATCCCTCGATCCTCTGAGTATGGTTAAGAACCCTTGTTGGTACCCAAATTCAGTGCACAGCAACCCCAAATTACCGTTCTTGCTTTCTCGCTCCTCAGAAACTACTCTCCAATCAGGGGATCCAATTCAACCAGACGATGCCTTCTCGCACACTACAGTAACCCTCTCTTATATGAGCAGgtcttgtgttttctcctctcatGGTGTTCCGCCTATTGGCAAATTGACCCTTCACTCTCCTTGTGGCTTGGATAAAGGGCGTAAGGAGTCTGGCTATGCACTGAACCAGCACTACTTGGAGCCGGCTGATGGGTCCATGGACCTTGCTACTCAGACAGACTTCTTTCAGTCATTGACTCCGGCTCAGGTGGGAGCCGAGAACCATGGGGGGGTATGTCTAATGCAGGAGTCTCAGAAGTTCAAAGGAGGACTCTACTGCAAAGAAATTAACACGCCCAGAAACGGCAAGGAGTATCATGGTCTTCCTTTGGACAGGATTGCGGGTTTGGAAAATGAACGTGATGATAATGGCACCAGTTCTGGAGCCTGTGCTGATTCCTCAATCGAGAAGCTCACCTCTGTCGCAGGAGAGGATCAGGGAAGGGGCACTTCTGAGGCCCTCTCTGTTAATTCTAACAAACAGAACCCACGAGTCCTCTTAGACAATGTGAGTGATAGAGATGTCTGCTTGCCAAGCAGGGACTACATCAGTCCTCTGGAGGACCCTGTATCCCCCTCAGCTACATCCTTGGACAATGTGGAGGATTTGTTTGTCCTGCCTCAGGCGTCCAGCTCACCCAGTGGTGATAACTCTTATCTAGAGACATTAAATGAAGTTACAGGGGATGGCTTGAGGACAGAGCGAGCCATTCAGAAAGGCTCTGGCATTAGTGATACCACTTCAAGGTTAGAAGCAAGCGCTGAAAATAAGCAGCCGGTCAGTCGACTGAAGGCAGTGTTGGAGCCCTTGATTGTCTCGACCgatgatgtttgtgtgtcaaatgTTTCCAAAAATAAACCCAAGACCGTCACCTCTCACATGAATGGGAATGCAAAGGCAGTACAGGGAATGTTAATTGAAAAGAAACGTCCTGGTAGAGGTACACGGTTAGATGCTATAATTATGAACATAAATTCCAGGCAGTATAAAGTGTCGGGATGCATACgtacaaataaaaaagcaaagacTTCCCAATTAACAGGTGGGGATCCTAAATTAGCCACTTCTGAGAGAAATGCCACCCTGTCAGcggaaaaaaggagaaaccgAGGGAAGGCTCCTTTCTCAGTGAAAACTATGAAACAAACAGCagtaacttcaacaaaaagGATTAGAACCAACATGAACACTGACATTTGCAAAATCAATACTGATTCTCAATGCAATTATTCTACAAAGTCTAATGGCAACATATCTCCAAAAAGCAGTATTTTTTCTGTTCACAAGAAATCAAAGCGAGGGCCAGAGGATGTTCCTAATCCTGCACATGAAGAACAGACCAGCCCTGTGGGATTAAAGAGGaaaccccccagtcctcagtTTGATGTGCACAACAACTCAAAGGAGCCAGAGCATATATGCCACCCTGAACCCTTAATGGAAATTCATATTGCTAGACTTGCCCCAAGACCATCTCCAAAGAAAAGCCAAGGCCAGACCACAAGTAGCAAACAATTTCCCACTGTTAAGGCTAAGGCAGATGGTATtcacaagaaaaggaaaaagaaatgcacatgGAGCCAGTATTCCTCCATTTTCTCCCGGAAAGAGCCAGAGATCAAGTTGAAGTACATCAACtttagagaggaaaaaaaggactaTAGGTTGGACAGTTTAACTCCATTTGTCCACGTAGAGGGTTGGCAGTCAGCATCATCACTGTGTACTATCATCAACTACCCCGAGGAGGTGAGTGCACAACACAAGAGGGGCCAACAGCAGCAGGCGCACCACTTTGGCTTAATTTCTGCAGTCGTACCCAGCACATCATCGCTGCAGCTGGGCCGGCCGTCCACACTCAGCAGGCAGCAGCGCGCTCTTGTCTGCTGCCTGTGTGAACAAGCAGCGAACGCCATGGACTTGGGTGACCTTCATGGCCCCTATTACCCAGAAGGGTACCAGCGAATCACCAAAAGACTGGGCCTCAAAGTGGACAGGGATGACTACAGTGACACAGACTCTTCGTCCTACAGTGTCAGAGGCAAGAGGAGGAAATGTGCCATTTCACTCACACCAGGGACCCTCGGGCTGTCTCAGCCAAAGCAGAAGGGCCTGGACAGTTACCAGGGGACAGCTAACAAAACAGCCAGCACTGAAGCTAAACAGACGCGGTCAGATGGGGGCCGCACGGATGTAGAGGACTGGTACAGCCCACCTGTGTTGCCTCAGCAGCCCTGCGAGTACTGGCTGCACGAAGACTGTGCAATCTGGACGGCGGGTGTGTTCCTGGTCAAGGGCAAAGTGTACGGACTAGAGGAGGCTGTCAAGGCAGCCCAGGAGACG AGGTGCTCAGCGTGCAGTCTTCATGGTGCTACACTGGGCTGCTTCTTCAAAGGCTGTGCCAACAAGTACCACTACAGGTGTGCTCTGGAGTCAG CAGACTGTGTACTAATAGAAGATAATTTTTCCATGAAGTGTAAAAAACACAAG
- the si:dkey-94l16.4 gene encoding retinoic acid-induced protein 1 isoform X1, which produces MEQRPMSLGHLQPQDLSTSSIPNVIDLTRKGEECVLNSPSLDPLSMVKNPCWYPNSVHSNPKLPFLLSRSSETTLQSGDPIQPDDAFSHTTVTLSYMSRSCVFSSHGVPPIGKLTLHSPCGLDKGRKESGYALNQHYLEPADGSMDLATQTDFFQSLTPAQVGAENHGGVCLMQESQKFKGGLYCKEINTPRNGKEYHGLPLDRIAGLENERDDNGTSSGACADSSIEKLTSVAGEDQGRGTSEALSVNSNKQNPRVLLDNVSDRDVCLPSRDYISPLEDPVSPSATSLDNVEDLFVLPQASSSPSGDNSYLETLNEVTGDGLRTERAIQKGSGISDTTSRLEASAENKQPVSRLKAVLEPLIVSTDDVCVSNVSKNKPKTVTSHMNGNAKAVQGMLIEKKRPGRGTRLDAIIMNINSRQYKVSGCIRTNKKAKTSQLTGGDPKLATSERNATLSAEKRRNRGKAPFSVKTMKQTAVTSTKRIRTNMNTDICKINTDSQCNYSTKSNGNISPKSSIFSVHKKSKRGPEDVPNPAHEEQTSPVGLKRKPPSPQFDVHNNSKEPEHICHPEPLMEIHIARLAPRPSPKKSQGQTTSSKQFPTVKAKADGIHKKRKKKCTWSQYSSIFSRKEPEIKLKYINFREEKKDYRLDSLTPFVHVEGWQSASSLCTIINYPEEVSAQHKRGQQQQAHHFGLISAVVPSTSSLQLGRPSTLSRQQRALVCCLCEQAANAMDLGDLHGPYYPEGYQRITKRLGLKVDRDDYSDTDSSSYSVRGKRRKCAISLTPGTLGLSQPKQKGLDSYQGTANKTASTEAKQTRSDGGRTDVEDWYSPPVLPQQPCEYWLHEDCAIWTAGVFLVKGKVYGLEEAVKAAQETRCSACSLHGATLGCFFKGCANKYHYRCALESADCVLIEDNFSMKCKKHKDIQNPSREPMRGQVTQQKPHQWLETPVTKPPSV; this is translated from the exons ATGGAGCAGCGACCTATGAGTTTAGGTCATCTACAGCCTCAAGACCTCTCCACATCCAGCATCCCCAATGTGATAGACCTGACCAGGAAAGGCGAGGAGTGCGTCCTCAACAGCCCATCCCTCGATCCTCTGAGTATGGTTAAGAACCCTTGTTGGTACCCAAATTCAGTGCACAGCAACCCCAAATTACCGTTCTTGCTTTCTCGCTCCTCAGAAACTACTCTCCAATCAGGGGATCCAATTCAACCAGACGATGCCTTCTCGCACACTACAGTAACCCTCTCTTATATGAGCAGgtcttgtgttttctcctctcatGGTGTTCCGCCTATTGGCAAATTGACCCTTCACTCTCCTTGTGGCTTGGATAAAGGGCGTAAGGAGTCTGGCTATGCACTGAACCAGCACTACTTGGAGCCGGCTGATGGGTCCATGGACCTTGCTACTCAGACAGACTTCTTTCAGTCATTGACTCCGGCTCAGGTGGGAGCCGAGAACCATGGGGGGGTATGTCTAATGCAGGAGTCTCAGAAGTTCAAAGGAGGACTCTACTGCAAAGAAATTAACACGCCCAGAAACGGCAAGGAGTATCATGGTCTTCCTTTGGACAGGATTGCGGGTTTGGAAAATGAACGTGATGATAATGGCACCAGTTCTGGAGCCTGTGCTGATTCCTCAATCGAGAAGCTCACCTCTGTCGCAGGAGAGGATCAGGGAAGGGGCACTTCTGAGGCCCTCTCTGTTAATTCTAACAAACAGAACCCACGAGTCCTCTTAGACAATGTGAGTGATAGAGATGTCTGCTTGCCAAGCAGGGACTACATCAGTCCTCTGGAGGACCCTGTATCCCCCTCAGCTACATCCTTGGACAATGTGGAGGATTTGTTTGTCCTGCCTCAGGCGTCCAGCTCACCCAGTGGTGATAACTCTTATCTAGAGACATTAAATGAAGTTACAGGGGATGGCTTGAGGACAGAGCGAGCCATTCAGAAAGGCTCTGGCATTAGTGATACCACTTCAAGGTTAGAAGCAAGCGCTGAAAATAAGCAGCCGGTCAGTCGACTGAAGGCAGTGTTGGAGCCCTTGATTGTCTCGACCgatgatgtttgtgtgtcaaatgTTTCCAAAAATAAACCCAAGACCGTCACCTCTCACATGAATGGGAATGCAAAGGCAGTACAGGGAATGTTAATTGAAAAGAAACGTCCTGGTAGAGGTACACGGTTAGATGCTATAATTATGAACATAAATTCCAGGCAGTATAAAGTGTCGGGATGCATACgtacaaataaaaaagcaaagacTTCCCAATTAACAGGTGGGGATCCTAAATTAGCCACTTCTGAGAGAAATGCCACCCTGTCAGcggaaaaaaggagaaaccgAGGGAAGGCTCCTTTCTCAGTGAAAACTATGAAACAAACAGCagtaacttcaacaaaaagGATTAGAACCAACATGAACACTGACATTTGCAAAATCAATACTGATTCTCAATGCAATTATTCTACAAAGTCTAATGGCAACATATCTCCAAAAAGCAGTATTTTTTCTGTTCACAAGAAATCAAAGCGAGGGCCAGAGGATGTTCCTAATCCTGCACATGAAGAACAGACCAGCCCTGTGGGATTAAAGAGGaaaccccccagtcctcagtTTGATGTGCACAACAACTCAAAGGAGCCAGAGCATATATGCCACCCTGAACCCTTAATGGAAATTCATATTGCTAGACTTGCCCCAAGACCATCTCCAAAGAAAAGCCAAGGCCAGACCACAAGTAGCAAACAATTTCCCACTGTTAAGGCTAAGGCAGATGGTATtcacaagaaaaggaaaaagaaatgcacatgGAGCCAGTATTCCTCCATTTTCTCCCGGAAAGAGCCAGAGATCAAGTTGAAGTACATCAACtttagagaggaaaaaaaggactaTAGGTTGGACAGTTTAACTCCATTTGTCCACGTAGAGGGTTGGCAGTCAGCATCATCACTGTGTACTATCATCAACTACCCCGAGGAGGTGAGTGCACAACACAAGAGGGGCCAACAGCAGCAGGCGCACCACTTTGGCTTAATTTCTGCAGTCGTACCCAGCACATCATCGCTGCAGCTGGGCCGGCCGTCCACACTCAGCAGGCAGCAGCGCGCTCTTGTCTGCTGCCTGTGTGAACAAGCAGCGAACGCCATGGACTTGGGTGACCTTCATGGCCCCTATTACCCAGAAGGGTACCAGCGAATCACCAAAAGACTGGGCCTCAAAGTGGACAGGGATGACTACAGTGACACAGACTCTTCGTCCTACAGTGTCAGAGGCAAGAGGAGGAAATGTGCCATTTCACTCACACCAGGGACCCTCGGGCTGTCTCAGCCAAAGCAGAAGGGCCTGGACAGTTACCAGGGGACAGCTAACAAAACAGCCAGCACTGAAGCTAAACAGACGCGGTCAGATGGGGGCCGCACGGATGTAGAGGACTGGTACAGCCCACCTGTGTTGCCTCAGCAGCCCTGCGAGTACTGGCTGCACGAAGACTGTGCAATCTGGACGGCGGGTGTGTTCCTGGTCAAGGGCAAAGTGTACGGACTAGAGGAGGCTGTCAAGGCAGCCCAGGAGACG AGGTGCTCAGCGTGCAGTCTTCATGGTGCTACACTGGGCTGCTTCTTCAAAGGCTGTGCCAACAAGTACCACTACAGGTGTGCTCTGGAGTCAG CAGACTGTGTACTAATAGAAGATAATTTTTCCATGAAGTGTAAAAAACACAAG GATATTCAGAACCCCTCCAGGGAACCAATGAGAGGACAGGTGACACAGCAGAAACCTCATCAG TGGCTGGAAACACCCGTCACCAAACCTCCCTCGGTCTGA